A part of Aegilops tauschii subsp. strangulata cultivar AL8/78 chromosome 2, Aet v6.0, whole genome shotgun sequence genomic DNA contains:
- the LOC109746400 gene encoding protein neprosin-like gives MWLASGNNQIMSGFMVSPEQYNDTDLHFFVSWTADGFNATGCMDTDCQGFVGSTPPASVSPGSTVTPTSVYHGNQTEYTVTILQVAGNWSLIVDPSGENETVGYLPGSLFTGLASNATVVGWGGNAQSSSGAGPPMGSGHGPDEGDGVAAYVASIAVYDSKGNATAPAAGNVTSLTDAGDCYGASDYEVGKDDGGFFYYGGPQGCNH, from the exons ATGTGGCTCGCCAGCGGCAACAATCAGATCATGTCGGGTTTCATG GTATCCCCCGAGCAGTACAACGACACCGATCTCCATTTCTTCGTGTCATGGACG GCCGATGGGTTCAACGCCACGGGCTGCATGGACACGGACTGCCAGGGCTTCGTGGGCTCCACGCCGCCGGCCAGCGTCTCCCCCGGGTCGACGGTCACGCCGACGTCCGTCTACCACGGCAACCAGACCGAGTACACCGTCACCATCCTCCAG GTGGCTGGGAACTGGTCCCTCATCGTGGACCCGTCGGGGGAGAACGAGACGGTCGGGTACTTGCCCGGCTCACTGTTCACGGGCCTGGCGAGCAACGCGACGGTGGTCGGCTGGGGAGGCAACGCGCAGTCGTCGTCCGGCGCCGGGCCGCCGATGGGGAGCGGACACGGGCCGGACGAGGGGGACGGCGTCGCGGCCTACGTGGCCAGCATCGCGGTGTACGATTCCAAGGGGAACGCCACCGCCCCGGCGGCCGGGAACGTGACGTCGCTCACGGACGCCGGAGACTGCTACGGTGCCAGCGATTACGAGGTCGGAAAGGACGACGGCGGGTTCTTCTATTACGGGGGGCCTCAAGGTTGCAACCACTAA
- the LOC141040730 gene encoding uncharacterized protein — MVECRTRVTFVYGEAQVQDRYKTWDMLRGIAGNNNLPWAVIGDFNEVLHAHEHDGVGQHNQAQMDAFRVVMDTCGLMDIGSKGSCWTFEKKVAGGTYTRVRLDMCLANPAWCMAFPTPVLEHKTAASSDHAPILLKFSDVQACKKPPRAFKYELMWERDPDLFEFVGTGWKEKEGGTVADVRDKLSKMSRNLTTWDRTHFGSVRLEIAHLKAELDRLRSSRAGQGPNHAEIKITDRLVELYHREEILWRQRARNKAKKNQHCALKLDMTKAYDKVEWAYLKDIMLKLGVKEKWVEIVMGMVSSVKFSVLFNGKKLEQFKPSCGIRQGDPISPYMFLIAAEGLSCLLKSKSKSSNLHGLQVAPSAPPVSHLLFVDDSLLFFKANGMGANEVNQVLDAYCQATGINYDKSSIFFCKGVPEAARDEINVGNLP, encoded by the exons ATGGTGGAGTGCAGAACTCGCGTCACGTTTGTTTATGGGGAGGCACAAGTCCAGGATAGATACAAGACATGGGATATGTTGAGAGGGATTGCAGGCAATAACAATCTCCCATGGGCGGTCATTGGGGACTTTAATGAAGTCTTGCATGCTCACGAGCATGATGGAGTGGGGCAACACAACCAAGCACAAATGGACGCGTTCCGCGTTGTGATGGACACCTGTGGCCTCATGGATATTGGATCCAAAGGAAGTTGTTGGACTTTCGAGAAGAAGGTCGCAGGAGGAACGTACACGAGAGTACGACTAGACATGTGTTTGGCAAATCCGGCATGGTGTATGGCTTTTCCTACACCAGTTCTTGAGCACAAAACTGCAGCGTCCTCTGACCACGCCCCAATATTGCTAAAGTTCTCTGATGTGCAGGCATGTAAGAAGCCCCCAAGAGCTTTTAAGTATGAACTGATGTGGGAGCGTGATCCAGATCTTTTTGAATTTGTTGGAACGGGGTGGAAAGAGAAAGAGGGTGGAACGGTAGCGGATGTCCGGGATAAACTAAGCAAAATGTCCAGAAATCTTACGACATGGGATCGTACGCATTTTGGGTCGGTGAGGCTAGAAATTGCACACTTGAAAGCTGAGCTGGACCGGCTGCGCTCCTCTCGTGCTGGACAAGGGCCCAATCATGCGGAAATAAAGATCACCGACCGGCTTGTCGAGTTGTATCACAGGGAAGAAATCCTATGGAGGCAGCGAGCTCG AAATAAGGCAAAGAAAAATCAACACTGCGCTCTAAAACTTGATATGACGAAGGCATATGACAAAGTTGAATGGGCGTATCTGAAAGATATAATGCTAAAGTTGGGTGTCAAGGAAAAGTGGGTGGAGATAGTCATGGGAATGGTAAGCTCAGTGAAATTCTCGGTGTTGTTTAATGGGAAGAAACTCGAGCAGTTCAAGCCATCTTGTGGTATTCGACAGGGTGATCCAATTTCACCATACATGTTCTTGATTGCAGCTGAGGGCCTTTCGTGCCTGCTAAAATCTAAAAGTAAGTCATCAAATCTTCATGGATTGCAAGTGGCACCTTCGGCGCCACCCGTAAGCCACTTATTGTTTGTAGATGACAGCCTGTTGTTTTTCAAGGCTAATGGTATGGGTGCTAATGAGGTGAACCAAGTGTTGGATGCTTATTGTCAAGCTACTGGAATCAACTATGACAAATCATCGATCTTCTTCTGCAAGGGGGTTCCTGAAGCTGCCCGAGATGAGATTAATGTTGGAAatttgccctag